In one Notolabrus celidotus isolate fNotCel1 chromosome 1, fNotCel1.pri, whole genome shotgun sequence genomic region, the following are encoded:
- the LOC117811374 gene encoding uncharacterized protein LOC117811374 has product MGAGLNASSPSYQERHFYSHLSLPQDHCDAGRYSYLSSSPHDTVDMVHQDPELTGRGALKGQNCLMGCCNTNLEEPNGFHSQTDDEDFMLEKPMGFLPLHHELDSGLGWTDGSLHQGDLSGLETEEGGLEDCHSHGALAPGGCGGFGGGSPSSESFISSELSDSGFYSVSTGEFRHFQRLLEKRMRLYNARLQHQGEPCERRERRDSCPKSHRELLEAIPEALTMQPQCQRLQLGMEEAAEPVMDLPPRGLFRVSSVQFHKADRPCLNRHSSSSGALFNPSHAAVSRMAAPVLSTCSTPSSHRRPMVPMQPHHEASSSMGMLRRSRTLHHRPPPQEYRRRASHPASPSYCAATMHQCGGVAPCNVLPLGLPEEGELVAGMMTSHPAGLAVSPQQHPTALGHAMGAIIHERCYDSQQNSQVAHHDFWHSQERRLIPEPLVTERDREIERELEQKRQMQKEKELERERDAQIQEEMDRERQQELGRCRAREQQHLQSLVHPPQAGDVNDTWPKPATRQTQGVGGGRGLYSTLEGHTGVNCATGWDAKKGHINVGLSPNPSSVLQPKIEPSPKPSATSRVSRSQLLRDRASQLADERSGMSTDEETNTDMLMGRYWSRTERREHFLLAREQKQQQMQARGITIREASSRGGPIMGGGGASMGDGSLLDSRGGGAFTDGRCNTVLEMSQRKLSRLRNRKLLDDWTTVEELLTHGTRLDNHEDIMCPSSLLTVTTV; this is encoded by the exons ATGGGGGCAGGGCTAAATGCATCCAGCCCCTCCTACCAGGAAAG aCATTTTTACAGCCACCTGTCTCTGCCACAAGATCACTGTGATGCAGGACGGTACAGTTACCTGTCCAGCTCACCACATGACACTGTGGACATGGTTCATCAG GATCCAGAGCTGACTGGTCGAGGGGCACTGAAGGGACAGAACTGCCTGATGGGATGCTGCAATACAAATTTGGAAGAACCAAATGGCTTCCACAGCCAG ACTGACGATGAGGACTTCATGCTTGAGAAGCCGATGGGGTTCCTGCCCCTCCATCATGAGCTGGATAGTGGCCTGGGCTGGACAGATGGCTCCCTTCACCAGGGAGACCTCTCAGGACTGGAAACTGAAGAAGGAGGCCTGGAGGACTGCCATTCTCATGGGGCCCTTGCACCAGGGGGTTGTGGGGGTTTCGGAGGGGGCTCTCCATCCTCGGAGTCTTTTATCTCCTCTGAGCTCAGCGACTCAGGCTTTTACAGCGTGAGCACCGGGGAGTTCAGACACTTCCAGAGGCTGCTGGAGAAGCGAATGCGGCTGTACAATGCCAGACTGCAACATCAGGGTGAACCCTGTGAGAGGCGGGAGAGGCGGGACAGCTGCCCCAAGAGCCACCGTGAGCTGCTGGAGGCTATCCCTGAGGCGCTCACCATGCAGCCTCAGTGCCAGCGCCTGCAACTCGGGATGGAGGAGGCTGCTGAGCCCGTCATGGACCTCCCACCCCGAGGACTCTTCAG GGTTTCATCGGTCCAGTTCCATAAAGCTGATCGTCCCTGTCTTAACCGTCATAGCTCCAGCAGTGGAGCCCTCTTCAACCCCTCTCATGCTGCAGTTTCACGAATGGCCGCACCAGTCCTCTCCACCTGCAGCACTCCCTCTAGCCACCGGAGACCAATGGTACCCATGCAGCCACACCACGAGGCCTCCAGTTCAATGGGGATGCTACGGAGAAGCCGAACACTTCACCATCGACCTCCTCCTCAGGAGTATCGTCGCCGGGCCAGCCATCCAGCTTCCCCGTCCTACTGTGCAGCCACCATGCACCAGTGTGGAGGTGTAGCGCCTTGCAATGTCCTGCCGCTTGGTCTGCCAGAGGAAGGTGAGCTAGTGGCAGGTATGATGACATCCCACCCTGCTGGCTTGGCTGTCTCTCCCCAACAACACCCCACTGCTCTAGGGCATGCCATGGGTGCCATCATCCATGAGAGATGCTATGACAGCCAGCAAAACAGCCAGGTTGCTCACCATGATTTCTGGCACTCACAAGAAAGACGCCTGATCCCTGAACCATTGGTAACAGAAAGGGACAGAGAGATCGAACGAGAACTGGAACAAAAAAGGCAAATGCAGAAGGAGAAAGAGcttgagagggagagagatgctCAGATTCAGGAGGAGATGGATagagaaaggcagcaggagctGGGGAGATGCAGAGCAAGAGAGCAGCAACACCTCCAGAGTTTGGTCCATCCTCCTCAGGCTGGAGATGTCAATGACACCTGGCCTAAACCTGCCACTCGTCAGACCCAGGGTGTTGGGGGAGGCAGAGGTCTCTACAGCACCCTGGAAGGCCACACAGGGGTTAACTGTGCTACTGGGTGGGATGCAAAGAAGGGACACATAAACGTAGGCCTAAGCCCCAATCCCAGCTCTGTTCTGCAGCCAAAAATTGAGCCAAGCCCCAAACCCAGCGCAACCTCAAGGGTCTCCAGGAGCCAACTTCTGAGAGACCGGGCATCCCAGCTGGCAGATGAACGCAGCGGGATGAGCACAGATGAGGAGACCAACACTGACATGCTGATGGGTCGTTACTGGAGTCGAACGGAAAGGAGGGAACACTTCCTGTTGGCCCGTgagcagaaacagcagcagatgcAGGCTAGAGGAATTACTATACGGGAGGCCAGCAGCAGGGGGGGACCCATCAtgggagggggaggagcctCTATGGGAGATGGAAGTTTGCTGGACAGTAGAGGAGGTGGAGCTTTTACAGATGGGCGGTGCAACACTGTCCTTGAGATGAGTCAGAGGAAGCTGAGTCGTCTGAGGAATAGGAAGCTGCTGGATGACTGGACAACAGTAGAGGAGCTCCTGACTCATGGGACAAGGCTGGACAACCATGAGGACATAATGTGTCCCAGCTCCCTGCTCACAGTCACCACTGTCTAA